The following proteins come from a genomic window of Maylandia zebra isolate NMK-2024a linkage group LG22, Mzebra_GT3a, whole genome shotgun sequence:
- the LOC101484959 gene encoding ankyrin repeat and IBR domain-containing protein 1 isoform X3 has translation MGNTATKFRKSLVNGDEALAWQLYEGNPQFRDGLDPNASYGEQYQHNTPMHYVCRHAMTRLLRSFLFSKEGNPNKRNVHNETCLHVLCQGPQILLLPEGALSPRLARPQRDEQRRADCLQMILNWTGARLEGGQYEKANVNATDNHHSTCLHYAAAAGMKSCVELLIQSEADLFVEDEDKLTPCDHAERHHHTELALSLESQMVFSSSSAQQSHTDAHGETNLLQYKEPYEGLKIQDLRRLKDMLIVETADMLQAPLFTAEALLRAHDWDREKLLEAWMSDAEGCCQRSGVTMPTPPPSGYNAWDTLPSPRTPRTPRSPLTLTLTSTTDSCLTPGEEGLAMCGICLCSISVFEDPVDMSCGHEFCRACWEGFLNVKIQEGDAHNIFCPAYECYQLVPVHVIESVVSREMDQRYLQFDIKAFVENNPSIRWCPAARCERAVRLTRPGPGDTDPSSFPLLPSPAVDCGKGHLFCWECLGEAHEPCDCQMWRNWLQKVTEMKPEELAGVSEAYEDAANCLWLLTNSKPCANCKSPIQKNEGCNHMQCAKCKYDFCWICLEEWKKHSSSTGGYYRCTRYEVIQQLEEQSKEMTVEAEKKHKSFQELDRFMHYYTRFKNHEHSYKLEQKLLKTAKEKMEQLSRAFISREGTPPDTRFIEDGVTELLKTRRVLKCSYPYGFFLQQGSTQKEIFELMQTDLEMVVEDLAQKVNRPYLRTPCHKIISAARLVQQKRQEFLASVARGVAPNDSPEPPRRNYPGGSWDWEYLGFASPEMGSRHSVLGADQRERQSQDYADIQYRRRHRPRRRGDMLSLHSLRSSSNTPETSRRSDNTEGTERGEGRRRALGSLDEDDPNILLAIQLSLQESRRERGLEGGMEGRVDQERRAAPAGDLVDAVLHSLNTEGPPGARGSSFPASILDPPHPPNRTDSTSQPCVSSSLPLPPPPPSLSAELLELGDSLMKLGSITTPYDLDTNTQEQLSSHHTYIHSTHAAPYTTEPACSNPSSHRQDQSALTAPYVLDHITITDPRYDSKEQTSCHLSAYLAKAEHAASCLPAPNPAHPSSYSREHAATYNSNPKPDSSYNPCPEHSSSYTAERPAAYAVERPPKSDPQPPTQLCLPSPELEPELLLSPVIPPGGPFTPSDPQSLEPLDPTASAQLLDNIMAWFNNNINPQNNPQSLALIPSPPTTETDSSPDTHTETESQTSAPIRQPLEGESEVGRGSATGPPGAEGVKTSRPSTLELEKRDAGEEGVDAGCVADLSLDEAHTHPHSHSQHGNSPAHTAPAMERDSDLVLQLEEDRSPEEWTEQEHLV, from the exons ATGGGAAACACAGCCACCAAGTTCCGCAAGTCCCTTGTGAACGGTGACGAGGCCCTGGCCTGGCAGCTGTACGAGGGCAACCCTCAGTTCAGGGATGGTCTGGACCCAAACGCATCGTATGGAGAGCAGTACCAGCACAACACACCCATGCACTATGTGTGCCGCCACGCCATGACACGTCTGCTCAG GTCCTTCCTGTTCAGCAAAGAAGGAAACCCCAACAAGCGCAATGTGCACAATGAGACTTGCCTGCATGTGCTGTGCCAAGGCCCACAGATCCTGCTGCTGCCAGAGGGAGCGCTGTCACCACGACTGGCCAGACCACAGAGGGACGAGCAGCGCCGTGCAGACTGCCTGCAG ATGATCCTGAACTGGACTGGGGCCAGGCTAGAGGGAGGCCAGTACGAGAAAGCTAATGTTAACGCCACCGACAACCACCACAGCACCTGTCTGCACTATGCTGCCGCTGCAGGCATGAAGAGCTGTGTGGAG CTGCTGATCCAGAGTGAGGCGGACCTTTTTGTGGAGGACGAAGACAAGCTGACGCCATGCGATCACGCCGAGCGGCACCACCACACCGAGCTGGCCCTCAGCCTGGAGTCGCAGATggttttctcctcctcttcagctcagcagtcacacacagacgcacacggTGAAACCAACCTGCTGCAGTACAAGGAG CCTTACGAGGGGTTGAAGATTCAGGATCTGCgcaggctgaaggacatgtTGATTGTAGAGACAGCCGACATGCTGCAAGCCCCCCTCTTCACTGCAGAGGCCCTGCTTCGAGCACATG ACTGGGACAGAGAAAAGCTTCTGGAAGCCTGGATGTCCGACGCTGAGGGCTGCTGCCAGCGCTCTGGTGTCACCATGCCGACCCCACCGCCTAGCGGGTACAACGCCTGGGACACCCTGCCCTCCCCCCGCACTCCTAGGACCCCACGCTCTCCCCTCACTCTCACTCTCACTTCTACCACCGACAGCTGCCTCACGCCTGGAGAGGAGGGCCTGGCCATG TGTGGAATCTGTCTCTGCTCCATCTCAGTCTTTGAGGACCCAGTGGACATGTCCTGTGGCCACGAGTTCTGCAGAGCCTGCTGGGAAGG GTTCCTCAATGTAAAGATTCAGGAGGGAGATGCTCATAATATCTTCTGTCCAGCATATGAGTGCTACCAGCTTGTGCCTGTGCATGTGATAGAGAGCGTTGTTTCCAGAGAGATGGACCAGCGCTATCTGCAGTTTGACATCAAG GCATTTGTGGAGaacaatccatccatccgttgGTGTCCTGCAGCTCGTTGCGAGCGGGCGGTGAGGCTGACCCGACCGGGCCCGGGGGACACTGACCCATCAAGCTTCCCCCTTctgccctcacctgctgttgATTGTGGAAAGGGTCACCTCTTCTGCTG GGAGTGCCTTGGCGAGGCCCACGAGCCATGTGATTGTCAGATGTGGAGGAACTGGCTCCAGAAAGTCACAGAGATGAAGCCTGAAGAGT TGGCAGGTGTGAGCGAGGCCTATGAGGATGCTGCTAACTGCCTGTGGCTGCTGACCAACTCCAAACCGTGTGCCAACTGCAAGTCTCCCATTCAGAAGAATGAGGGCTGCAACCACATGCAGTGTGCTAAG TGTAAGTATGACTTCTGTTGGATCTGTCTGGAGGAGTGGAAGAAACACAGCTCATCAACAGGTGGCTACTATCGCTGTACTCGCTATGAGGTCATCCAGCAACTTGAAGAGCAGTCCAAAGAGATGACTGTAGAG gcAGAAAAGAAGCACAAAAGTTTCCAGGAGCTGGACCGTTTCATGCACTACTACACTCGCTTCAAGAACCATGAACACAGTTACAAG ttggAACAAAAGCTGCTAAAAACGGCTAAAGAGAAGATGGAGCAGCTGAGCAGGGCCTTCATTAGCC GTGAAGGCACTCCCCCAGACACACGCTTCATTGAGGACGGCGTGACTGAGCTGCTGAAGACGCGGCGCGTGCTGAAGTGCTCTTACCCATACGGCTTCTTCCTCCAGCAAGGCAGCACCCAGAAAGAGATATTTGAACTCATGCAG ACTGACTTAGAGATGGTCGTAGAGGATCTGGCCCAGAAGGTCAACCGTCCGTACCTGAGGACGCCGTGCCATAAGATCATCAGCGCGGCCCGCCTGGTGCAGCAGAAGAGGCAGGAGTTCTTGGCATCAGTGGCCCGTGGCGTCGCTCCCAATGACTCTCCAGAGCCTCCTCGCAGGAA TTACCCTGGAGGATCGTGGGATTGGGAGTACCTTGGCTTTGCTTCTCCTGAG ATGGGAAGTCGGCACTCCGTACTGGGAGCAgatcagagagagagacagtcgCAG GATTATGCTGACATCCAGTACCGTCGCAGACACAGACCACGGCGCAGAGGAGACATGCTGAGTTTGCACAGCCTTAGAAGCAGCAGTAACACACCAGAGACCAGCAGGAGGAGTGACAACACAG AAGGCACGGAGAGGGGCGAGGGTCGCAGGAGAGCGCTCGGCTCGCTCGACGAAGACGATCCCAACATCCTTCTGGCCATCCAGCTGTCGCTGCAGGAGTCGCGCCGAGAACGAGGACTggagggagggatggagggGAGGGTGGATCAGGAGAGAAGAGCGGCTCCAGCGGGAGACCTGGTCGATGCTGTTTTACACTCTCTCAACACAGAGGGTCCTCCAGGAGCCAGAGGCTCATCCTTCCCCGCGTCCATCCTGGATCCTCCTCACCCGCCTAACAGGACAGACTCCACCTCCCAGCCTTGTGTATCCAGctccctccccctccctccgcctcctccctccctcagcgcagagctgctggagctgggAGACAGCCTTATGAAACTGGGGAGCATAACCACTCCTTACGACCTGGACACAAACACGCAGGAGCAGCTCAGCTCACaccacacatacatacacagtaCACATGCTGCTCCTTACACCACTGAACCTGCCTGCAGCAACCCCAGCAGCCACAGACAGGATCAGAGTGCACTGACTGCCCCATATGTGCTCGATCATATCACCATCACAGACCCTCGTTATGACAGCAAAGAGCAGACTTCCTGCCATTTGAGTGCATATTTAGCCAAGGCTGAGCACGCCGCCTCCTGCCTCCCCGCTCCAAACCCCGCACATCCTAGTTCCTATAGCCGGGAACATGCAGCCACGTACAACAGCAACCCTAAACCAGACAGCTCCTACAACCCCTGCCCCGAACACAGCAGCTCTTACACCGCAGAGCGCCCCGCTGCCTACGCCGTCGAACGTCCCCCTAAATCAGACCCCCAGCCCCCTACCCAGTTGTGCCTCCCATCTCCAGAGCTTGAGCCAGAGCTGCTGCTCTCACCAGTGATTCCCCCAGGGGGCCCTTTCACCCCCAGTGACCCTCAGAGCCTGGAGCCCTTGGACCCCACAGCCAGCGCTCAGCTGCTGGATAACATCATGGCCTGGTTTAACAACAACATAAACCCCCAGAATAACCCGCAGAGCCTGGCTCTCATCCCCTCCCCGCCCACCACAGAGACAGACTCCTCTCCCGACACACACACCGAGACTGAGAGCCAGACCTCCGCCCCCATCCGGCAGCCCCTGGAGGGCGAGTCGGAAGTAGGCAGAGGGTCGGCGACCGGCCCACCGGGAGCCGAGGGCGTGAAGACGTCGAGGCCGAGCACTCTGGAGCTGGAAAAAAGAGACGCTGGAGAAGAGGGTGTGGATGCAGGGTGTGTGGCTGACCTGTCGCTGGACGAAGCGCACACACACCCGCATTCACACTCCCAACATGGAAACAGTCCCGCACACACTGCCCCGGCAATGGAGAGAGACTCAGACCTCGTCCTTCAGTTAGAGGAGGACCGGTCACCTGAAGAGTGGACGGAGCAGGAACACCTAGTGTGA